Proteins encoded within one genomic window of Bombus vancouverensis nearcticus chromosome 4, iyBomVanc1_principal, whole genome shotgun sequence:
- the Nup98-96 gene encoding nuclear pore complex protein Nup98-96 isoform X4 codes for MFGQTGNTSFSSFNTPTQSSPFGQSAFGKPITTTSFGSGATPVFGSGNTSLFSSKPAGSTTGGLFGNTTTPPAFTQPSFGGFGTTNTNTNLFGSQQNASTNLFGTNTATSAFGQSNKPAGFGFGTTSGTNLFGQPQQSTQQTTPFGQSSTTGNTNLFGATPGFGNANTATTSITGTVVKFAPMITTDSMSKNGISHTISVRHCCIATMKEYESKSYEELRFEDYSVGRKGPSTGIFGAPAQPSPFGNAGAGFGGMSAGFGATTQSGSSGLFGKPISTFGTPSTTTTNNFAFNSTPSTNLFGSNTQNKPFGNLSTAAAPTPLFATSNTNQTAGTGFGGINTGQNTAFGSAFGSTQPNQSIGLFNQNKSAFNAPSTSSSTGFSTFGQTPMSNTGTPLFCSKSTGTIGFGVNSTFGSTAPSTFGTAPGFNAGQNSGTSLFNTPFKPAGQTSGFSFGSTSTPSSGLGTNTGLMLGSGSTLFGQQKSGGLFGNSGNNAPFNTSGTFGSSTFGNNTNVGTGIGTGLLGAGNTTNQVKSSGTVPVHQQILALVSAPFGDSPLLKNLLPASGKTEELLKPANAPSKLMNGQQYKVTADNKSPKIKTKVVTPAQLSKKSMFEGLEEEDPLSEAFQPRPNAKRLVLRPKSISNSIVPSPTESSQTVGKNLQSPGKGEEKSSVTNTYIENTTIETVDKENHSQDNNRQLVNDRRSSLSWLKTSLPRNGKNLDEESYETQRSLFSSPNALSEEMINNTVTELRPYANANSSNQKCSEINTSVDTSLKNSSLVDKTCTDIVTQNSDSSQELDESSFSTLQTSSWKPNAAKVTLKRAGYYTIPPLDKLDEYVRGETCIVPNFTVGREDYGNVYFPESFDIYGLNLDEIVHFRHKEVIIYPDDEKKPPIGEGLNRKAQVTLDQVWPHDKSLHKPITDPQRLAAMDYEEKLRRVSAKHDTRFLEYRPETGSWVFKVDHFSKYGLSDSDEEDNNVPTANDTKRLKLCATQQKCATKQEQSKVVSNKDTSKANGLKTANTDYSDLDARGLLLEAIVSRRSFRTDQNREKQLPISPTGENARILGTDSHKLQLMKASFFDGSDEEINEAYDQESNRALFLSDRRSSLRCFTNTPQKLDEDQDYEPIYSPMLRSNLTIHRTPTIAYEESTLSKTDSKLKRSMDIVAKTSTMYEKGLPDPSITPVTTILRCISEVIPLSKSIIHKLESRSVADIGIQMGRRFKPSWGRGLTLLTLSTKKQADDVLLNNSFEQIGSYVCGRSPEDTTSVGIVQRIQILGGSGTGEERIKTFKESIEGHLKIQLSHRVMNPDEDCLIFDVDTDINKASMALHAHCSLAEEFAEQFATDSFASYVANVWKLCVALWGNLPDINVATENSEDHSVVIARREAIGQWLRNVIRKTLVLEDTDINYETKILLLLSAFELEEACKIAREMGDHCLALLMAQLCSGMPIKVLTQQQIALWQNAGVDENLSLDRLKLFALVAGEPPSKHCPINVCEGFDWKRALAVHLWYFSSPTASIRDILDIYEASFDTTKTNDVYTSIPKPEYKGNNFELEINNGKPIYDLCFHLLKLFCTGNHTLGELLNPATHTADPMDYRLSWLMQQVLLALGYSHLSEHVAILTHVNFATQLEAYDLWHWAIFVMLHLKDAAKRKTAVMNLLQRHVEIDDASDCPDFIERETFLREELGIPSIWIHHAKAVKSYVAKRYGKAAFYFIQAEQWNKAHEIIIEYLAADVIINENYDYLRSLLRPLTPLECSSTVSGWTYQGQLLWEYMEITMNVESLLRNADPRGISSKLESLKQRLSNLPSKINQFPCLTAKHRLCQAEIAKRTIHLARNLLQLNENKSTSIYQLVSQLPLPEDYAQQELRFVINMCVNEIIY; via the exons ATGTTTGGTCAAACTGGAAATACCTCTTTTA GTAGTTTTAATACACCGACGCAATCCAGTCCATTTGGGCAATCTGCGTTTGGTAAACCAATCACTACAACAAGTTTTGGTTCTGGTGCTACACCAGTCTTTGGCAGTGGTAATACTTCTCTCTTTAGTTCAAAGCCTGCAGGTTCTACCACTGGTGGTTTGTTCGGCAATACTACAACTCCACCTGCATTTACTCAACCATCTTTTGGAG gGTTTGGTACAACAAATACAAATACCAATTTATTTGGCTCTCAGCAGAATGCAAGTACAAATCTTTTTGGTACAAATACTGCAACGTCAGCATTTGGTCAGTCAAATAAACCAGCTGGATTTGGTTTTGGTACTACATCTGGTACAAATTTATTTGGACAACCCCAACAATCAACTCAGCAAACCACGCCTTTTGGGCAAAGCAGTACCACTGGAAATACAAATTTATTTGGTGCAACACCTG GTTTTGGCAATGCAAACACGGCAACCACAAGTATAACTGGTACTGTCGTTAAATTTGCTCCTATGATTACTACTGATTCCATGTCCAAGAATGGTATATCTCATACTATATCGGTGAGACATTGTTGCATTGCGACAATGAAAGAATATGAATCAAAATCGTACGAAGAGTTACGTTTCGAAGATTATTCTGTGGGACGAAAAG GACCCAGTACAGGAATCTTTGGTGCACCAGCACAACCTTCACCTTTTGGTAATGCAGGGGCAG GCTTTGGTGGAATGAGCGCTGGCTTTGGAGCGACCACACAGTCTGGCTCAAGTGGTCTATTTGGAAAGCCTATAAGTACTTTTGGTACACCCtcgacaacaacaacaaataaTTTTGCTTTTAATTCTACTCCAAGCACTAATCTGTTTGGTTCTAATACCCAGAATAAACCATTTGGTA ATTTATCTACAGCAGCAGCTCCAACCCCACTTTTTGCAACCAGCAATACTAACCAAACTGCTGGTACAGGTTTCGGTGGCATTAATACGGGTCAAAACACTGCTTTCGGCTCCGCATTTGGTTCAACGCAACCGAATCAG AGTATTGGTCTATTTAACCAAAACAAATCAGCTTTTAACGCACCTTCCACATCGTCTAGCACTGGATTTTCCACTTTTGGTCAGACACCAATGAGCAATACGGGTACACCTTTATTCTGTTCTAAATCAACTGGAACGATAGGTTTCGGAGTAAATTCGACTTTCGGTTCGACTGCACCATCGACTTTTGGAACTGCACCAGGTTTCAATGCAGGTCAAAATTCCGGTACTTCGTTGTTTAATACACCTTTTAAGCCTGCAGGACAAACATCTGGATTTTCTTTTGGTTCAACTTCTACACCATCGTCCGGACTCg gtACAAATACGGGtttaatgttgggtagtggctCTACTTTATTTGGTCAGCAAAAATCAGGCGGTTTGTTCGGGAACAGTGGCAATAATGCACCGTTTAATACATCGGGGACGTTTGGATCTTCAACTTTCGGAAATAATACAAATGTAGGAACGGGTATTGGGACTGGATTACTCGGAGCTGG AAATACTACGAACCAAGTCAAAAGTTCCGGAACTGTCCCGGTGCATCAACAAATTTTAGCCTTGGTGTCAGCACCTTTCGGCGATTCAccgttattaaaaaatcttttacCA GCTTCCGGTAAAACAGAAGAGTTATTAAAACCGGCAAACGCGCCATCCAAATTAATGAATGGTCAACAGTATAAGGTTACTGCTGATAATAAATCTCCAAAAATCAAGACCAAAGTTGTTACTCCTGCACAATTATCTAAG AAGTCAATGTTCGAAGGTCTTGAAGAGGAAGATCCACTCTCGGAAGCATTTCAGCCTCGTCCAAATGCAAAGCGTTTGGTACTACGTCCGAAATCCATATCGAACTCAATAGTTCCATCGCCTACAGAAAGTTCACAAACTGTAGGGAAAAACTTACAATCTCCCGGAAAAGGAGAAGAGAAATCATCTGTAACAAATACATATATTGAAAATACAACTATTGAAACTGTAGATAAAGAAAATCATAGTCAAGATAATAATCGACAATTAGTAAACGATCGAAGATCATCTTTGTCTTGGTTGAAAACGAGCCTTCCacgaaatggaaaaaatttAGACGAAGAATCATACGAGACTCAACGGTCGCTATTTTCTAGTCCGAACGCATTGTCCGAAGAGATGATAAACAATACTGTTACTGAATTGCGACCTTATGCTAACGCCAATTCATCAAATCAAAAGTGCTCTGAAATTAACACATCTGTGGATACGTCTTTAAAGAATTCATCTCTCGTTGATAAAACATGTACGGACATTGTGACTCAAAACTCTGATTCGAGTCAAGAATTGGACGAAAGTTCCTTTTCGACGTTACAAACTTCGAGCTGGAAACCAAATGCAGCTAAAGTGACGCTGAAACGTGCTGGTTACTATACAATTCCGCCACTTGATAAATTAGACGAGTATGTTCGCGGTGAAACGTGTATTGTACCAAACTTCACTGTTGGGCGTGAAGATTATGGGAATGTGTATTTCCCTGAATCGTTTGATATATATGGCCTGAATTTAGACGAAATCGTACATTTTCGACACAAGGAAGTCATAATTTATCCAGACGATGAGAAGAAACCACCTATCGGAGAAGGATTAAATCGTAAAGCACAAGTTACTTTAGACCAAGTATGGCCACACGATAAATCTCTACATAAGCCTATTACCGATCCCCAACGTTTAGCTGCGATGGATTACGAGGAAAAATTACGGAGAGTGTCAGCGAAACATGATACTAGATTCTTAGAGTATCGACCTGAAACTGGTTCATGGGTTTTTAAG GTAGATCATTTTTCTAAATATGGCCTAAGCGATTCAGATGAAGAAGATAATAATGTCCCTACAGCGAATGACACGAAAAGATTAAAATTGTGTGCAACTCAACAAAAATGTGCAACCAAGCAGGAGCAGTCAAAAGTAGTTTCA aATAAAGATACTTCCAAGGCCAATGGTTTGAAAACAGCGAATACAGACTATTCAGATTTAGATGCACGTGGACTTCTCTTGGAAGCAATTGTCTCACGCCGGTCGTTTAGAACAG ATCAGAATCGTGAAAAACAACTACCAATAAGTCCAACTGGTGAGAATGCTCGCATTTTGGGTACAGACAGTCATAAACTGCAATTAATGAAGGCCAGCTTCTTTGATGGTAGCGACGAAGAGATTAACGAGGCTTATGATCAAG AATCGAATCGCGCGTTATTTCTTTCCGATCGTAGAAGTTCTTTGCGATGTTTCACCAATACGCCACAAAAGTTAGATGAAGATCAAGACTACGAACCAATTTACAGTCCGATGTTACGATCTAATTTGACAATTCATCGGACGCCAACTATTGCTTATGAAGAATCGACCCTTTCGAAGACAG ATTCCAAATTGAAACGCTCCATGGACATCGTTGCTAAGACATCAACGATGTATGAAAAAGGTTTACCGGATCCTTCGATAACTCCAGTGACTACAATTCTTCGATGTATTTCTGAAGTGATTCCGTTATCAAAATCTATTATACATAAACTGGAGTCTCGTTCTGTTGCTGATATTG GCATACAAATGGGAAGAAGGTTTAAACCAAGCTGGGGACGTGGTTTAACATTACTTACACTGAGTACGAAAAAACAGGCTGACGATGTActattaaataattcttttgAACAAATTGGATCTTACGTATGTGGTCGTTCTCCAGAAGATACAACATCCGTTGGGATAGTCCAACGTATACAAATTTTGGGTGGTAGTGGGACCGGCGAAGAACGCATTAAGACATTCAAA GAAAGTATAGAAGGTCATCTAAAAATTCAGCTGTCACATCGTGTAATGAATCCAGATGAAGACTGTCTAATTTTTGACGTAGATACAGATATTAATAAGGCGAGCATGGCTTTACACGCACATTGTAGTTTAGCCGAAGAATTTGCAGAACAGTTTGCCACAGATTCCTTTGCTTCCTATGTTGCTAACGTTTGGAAACTCTGTGTAGCTCTTTGGGGAAATTTACCTGATATAAACGTTGCCACag aaaattcagAAGACCATAGCGTCGTAATTGCGCGGCGAGAGGCAATCGGGCAATGGTTAAGAAACGTTATACGAAAAACTCTCGTGTTGGAGGATACGGatattaattatgaaacaaAGATATTGCTTTTACTATCTG CTTTCGAATTAGAAGAGGCGTGTAAAATTGCAAGAGAAATGGGTGATCATTGTTTGGCTTTATTGATGGCGCAGCTGTGTAGTGGAATGCCAATAAAGGTATTAACACAGCAGCAAATTGCATTATGGCAAAATGCCGGTGTTGATGAAAACCTCTCGTTAGATCGGCTAAAGCTTTTTGCACTTGTGGCGGGTGAACCACCTAGTAAACATTGCCCAATCAATGTCTGTGAAGGCTTTGATTGGAAGAGAGCGTTAGCTGTTCATTTGTG GTATTTCTCATCTCCGACTGCCTCTATAAGAGACATATTAGACATTTACGAGGCCTCCTTCGATACAACCAAGACAAATGACGTTTATACGTCGATACCGAAACCTGAATACAAAGGAAATAATTTCGAACTTGAAATAAATAATGGGAAACCAATATATGATCTCTGTTTTCATCTTTTAAAGTTATTTTGCACTGGCAATCATACGTTGGGTGAATTATTGAATCCAGCAACACATACTGCTGATCCAATGGATTACAGACTCAG TTGGCTGATGCAGCAAGTACTTTTAGCTTTGGGTTATTCACATCTTTCGGAACATGTTGCCATCTTGACACATGTTAATTTTGCAACACAATTAGAAGCATATGATCTCTGGCATTGGGCCATATTCGTAATGTTACATTTAAAAGATGCCGCAAAAAGGAAGACTGCGGTAATGAATTTGTTGCAACGGCATGTCGAAATAGACGATGCTAGTGATTGTCCTGATTTTATCGAGAGAGAAACGTTTTTACGAGAAGAATTGGGTATACCTTCGATTTGGATTCACCATGCGAAAGCCGTGAAAAGTTACGTAGCTAAAAG ATACGGGAAAGCAGCTTTCTATTTTATACAAGCAGAACAGTGGAATAAGGCGCATGaaattattattgaatatttagcAGCAGATGTTATAATAAACG AAAATTACGATTACCTGCGCAGCTTATTGCGTCCACTGACTCCTTTAGAATGCAGTAGCACTGTAAGTGGTTGGACATATCAAGGACAATTACTCTGGGAATATATGGAAATAACTATGAATGTTGAATCTTTGCTACGTAATGCCGATCCACGTGGAATAAGTTCTAAATTGGAATCACTAAAACAACGATTGTCAAATCTTCCTTCCAAAATCAATCAATTTCCATGTTTAACTGCGAAACACAG GCTTTGTCAAGCGGAAATTGCAAAGAGAACGATACACTTAGCTAGGAATTTGTTACAACTGAACGAGAATAAATCTACGTCGATATATCAACTGGTATCTCAATTACCATTGCCGGAAGACTATGCACAACAAGAGCTTCGTTTTGTCATTAATATGTGCGTGAACGAAATTATATATTAA